From the genome of Gemmatimonadota bacterium:
TCGAGTGCATCAGACTGGCATTGGGCACACCTCGCTACAGGGCAACTGGCGTGCCAACTCGCGCCGACACGTGGTGGCATCGGGCGCACCATTAGAGCGGAGCCGAGCGCGATCGGATGCTGCCGTGCGGAGGCGAGGAGTTGAGACTCTCGTTCCGTGATGCGACCGGCGCTGATCCCAGCGGTCCGACGGTAGCTTATGCATCCTTATGACCTCGCTCGCGCGCGGCCCTGACGTGACGGAAGACGGTTGCACGGCTGACATGCGCGAGTGCGACGGTCTTCTCCACGCTTCCACCGACGAGCGCGTGGATCCGAACGACCTCACTCGGCGGGACACGGCGCCGCTTGCCCTTGAGCCGACGGCCGAAGGCGAGGTATGAGCTGACATGTGACGTGAGGAGCACCGGTGACGTACCTGCCTCGGTCACGATCCGATCGAAGGTCATGACGAGCTCGCGCAGGTTGGCCGGCCAATCGTACTCGAGCACCGCCGCCAGCAGTTCGTCCGAGATGCTGGGCGGCGTGGCGCGGCCCATACGCCGACAGGATCCGCTGATGGCATCGGCGAGCAGGGTCGGAAGGTCATCCCGGCGCGCGCGAAGCGGAGGGAGCACGATGCGACCGGCTTCGATCCGCGCAAGCAGGTCGGGCAGGAAGAGCCCTTTCGCGGCTTGCTCGCTGAGGTTGACGTTCGTCGCCGCTACCACACGGACATCGACGGTGAACCAGCGCTCGCAACCCATCGGTCTGAAATGGCCATACTCGCTCGCGCCGAGCAGCTGTTGCTGGACATCGAGATCGCACTTCCCGATCTCGTCGAGTGCGATCGAGCCGCGATTCGCGCGCGGGAAGTCCCCGATGCGTTCGTTCGTCGCCCCGGTGAATGCGCCGGGCATGTGGCCGAAGAGCTCCGAGGCAGCGAAGTCCCGGCGCGTGGTCCCGAGGTCGACTCGGCGGAACGGGCCGCCCCGGCGTGTCGACAGGTCATGGATGGCGCGCGCGGCGAGCGTCTTGCCGGTGCCCGTCTCGCCCTCCAGGAGCACCGGGAGGTTGGGATTCCGCGCCAACATCTCGAGCTCCTTGAGAAGTCGTCGCGCTGCGTTCGACGGGAACGCCGAGAGTTGACGGACCGAGTCGGCCACCGGTGTCGGGATGCCGAGCGGGTAACGGGCGATCTCCGTCCCGGAAGTGGACCGCAGGAACCGTTCGAGTTTCGTGGTGGTCATGGTGTTGGGGGTTAGTGGGGCCGCGATTCTGTGCTCCGGACCGGAGTCTCACAAGTCTCAGGGGAGGCTCTGACAACCACCGTGAGACTCGTCCCAGCCAGCGGCCCCGGCCCTAAGTCGTTGCCGGGCAACGATTCCGCGTGCGCAGGTCAGGCTCTGGTCCCGGTTCTTGCATGGAGTCGCCGCGTTCACACGAGGCCCTGAACCCTCCTTACCGACTCCGTGAGGTCGTCCGAGATGCGAGCGATCCGAACTCTCCTGCACCGCGCACTGCCAGGTGTCGTCCTCATGCTGTTGGCGACTCGATTGGCAGCGCAGGGACCCGCGATCACGCTCATGTACCAGAACGGCGACGTCGTGCCGAACTGGACATCGTTCCGCGACTCCGATCAGCAGTCCTTCGTCGTTCGGGTCTGTAGCCCAGGATCGCTCACGTCACTCACCGGGAGCATCACGAACGCGAACGGCAGCTCGAGCCTCAGTCTCGGAGACGGCGCGTCCGTGACCTGTCCGGACGGTGGATCGGGATACTTCGCGGAGCTCTCGCTGGCTCCCGACCTCAACACGATCACGATCTCGGCGACGAACTCCTATTCGAACTCGACTTCCACGAGCTTCTTCGTCACCTACGTGCCCGCGTTCCGCGCCCGCGTGGTCGCGCCAGGCGACGGGGGATTGCGGGTGCCGCCCTCCACCACCGTCGTCCTCCCGTTCACCGTCACCAACTCCGGTACGAGTGCGACGACGTTCGGGGTCACGGTCTCGTGCAGCGGGGCCCTGTCCCAGTGCAAGCGTGTGGCGGGGAACCTGACGAGCTTCACGACCGGCACACTCGCTGCTGGCGCGTCCGAGGTGCACGACATCACGGTGACCGGTGGAGCGATGGCCGGGTCCGGCACGCTGAGTCTCGTCGCAGTGCCCACGGGACAGAGCGCCTATTCAGGGACCGGCTCGACGCCGATCGCGGTCACGGCGGCCCCGCCGCCGGCGCCAGTCGTGAGCCGGGGGCGGGACAGCGTCGCCGTCGCCCCCTCGACCAGCAGGACCGCGCACTTCACCCTGCGCAATCCGGATGAGTTCGCATCGCGCACGATCACGTTGACGGGCACCTGCGGCACCCTCACGAACTGCGCGGTGTCGCCGTCCACGGTCACCCTCGGCCCGACGCGCGACACTCTCGTCTCCGTCTCGTTCAGCGTGCCGGCGAGTCCGTCGACGCAGACCACGAAGGTGCTCCTGCGGGCCGCGGCATCGAGTCCCGCCGATTCCAGCAAGGACAGTTCGACCGTCGTGGTGGGGACCGTCCCGAGCGCCGTCGTCACCGTCAGCGTCGCCGACCAGAATCCGGGCACCTCCATCTCGCGTGACCAGTGCCTCTCCGTCGCGGCGGGCGCCGCCGCGGGCGTGGAGTGCGGTGCGCTTCGCGTGGCCCACGGGATTCCCGGCGTGCGCACGATGGGTGTGGATCGCGCCCCGACGTTGCTCTACCTGAGCGACCATGGCTATCCCTTCACGCGAGTAGCGGCGCGCGTCTCGGTGCGGAACCTCACGACGACTCCTGACAGCCTTCGCGCCACGCTCACCGTCTCGAGCGCCGGAGTGACGAAGAACATCGCGTGGCCGTGGGCGGCCGAGTGCGCGACCGCCGCCGGGTGTCGCGTGACCATCCCGCTGACCACGTGGGCGTACGGGTCGCTTCCCACCGGGGCGTACGACTACACGCTTGAGATCCGCGTCGGGAGCGGGTCGCCGCCGACGGGGACCGCCACGGGATCGTTCGCGGTCGTCGACAACCGTGCCTCCGCGTTCGGGCAAGGCTGGTGGCTCGAAGGGCACGAGCGCCTGGTCGCGATCGGCGACACCACGAAGATGCTGTGGATCGGGGGTGACGGAAGCACGCGAGTCTTCGTGAAGCAGTCCGCGACGCTCTGGACGGTCGTGGCGCAGGTCGCACGCCCGGAGCGGCTGGAGCGCTCCGGTGGATTCTGGTACCGGCGACTGCGGAACGGCGGGTCGGTCAAGTTCGACGCGCTCCTTCGGCACGTCGCGACGCGGAACCGTCAAGGCGATTCCACCCGTTTCGTCTACAACGCGACCTACGCGACGCAACTCGACTCGATCGTGCTGCCGCGGCCGAGCGGGGGCGCGCCCATCCGAGCGTTCACCATTGCCTACAGCGGGACGCCTCGCCTAGCCCGCAAGATCATCGGCCCGAGTCAGGTAACGGGCGGCGCCGCGCGCGTCGATTCGCTGGAGTATGATGCGGACAGCCACCTGACGCGCATCATCGATCCGGACCTCACCAGCGTACGCTTCCTCTACTACGCCTACTCGACGACGGGTCTCCTCGTCGGTCGTGTCAACCGGCTCAGCGACACGACGCTCTATACGTTCGACGGGTGGGCAGGCGTCGCGCAGGTGACCGTCAAGATGCGCACGGCCCCGGCCATCGTCTCGACCGTTTGTGCCGCGGAGTCGCGTTCGCTCGCGACCTGCTCCGGCGACGGAGGGGCGTACCGGCCGGTTCCGATCGCTCGCGCCGTGACTCGCCTCGACGGGCCCCGTTCGGACGTGTCGGATGTCACGCGGTTCCATGTCGGGCGATTCGGTGCTCCCGACACCCTCGTTGATGCGCTCGGGGCGCGCGTGCGACTGCGGCGCGACACGACGAGCTTCCCGGCCCTGGTGACGCAGGTGACCGACGGCGCGGGCCTCGTGACCCGGACGGCCTACAACTCGCGCGGGCTACCGACGACGACACGAGTCATGGCGCCGTACGGCGCGGCCGACTCCGCGATGACGACCTACACGTGGCACAGCACGTGGGACATGACGACCCAGACCCAGTCGCCGACCGGTGAGGTCGACTACGTGGGCATCGACTCCGCCACCGGCAACCGGCTCTGGCAGCGACGCGGCGCGCACGACTCGACGAAGGTGAGCTTTGCCTACGACGCCAACGGGCGGCTCACGACGGTCACGAGCACCGCGGCCGGCACGGTCGCGACGCTGACCTACGAATCCACGCTCGGGAACCTCTGGAAGAGCACCAGCGCGCTCGGGTTCGTGACGGAGATGAAGCAGAACTCGATCGGGGCGGATACGTCGGTCTGGACGCCGATCGATACGGTACTGATCGGCGGGCTGCGAGTGCGTGAGCGAGTGGTCCACGACCTGATGGGCCGTGTCGTGCGCGCCGAGACGATCGCGCCGGCCGTCGGCTGGTCGCTACTGCCAGTGGCCAGTCTCAGTGGCACTGCCTCAGCGCGCACGTCCGTCGTCAAGACCGAGTACGATGCTGAAGGCCGTGCGCTCTCGGTCGCGCGCTTCACCATGCCGGACTCGTCCTCCGGTGCGACCGCAAAGACGTGGGTCGTCTACGACGCCGCCGGCCGGGTGACCGGGAAGCACGAATGGCACACGTCGGGCGTCGACACGCTCACCTACGACCCGGCGGGGAACGTCGTGAGCACGACGAGCCGCCGCAATCTCACCGTGCGGACGGCGTATGACGCCCTGAACCGCGTGATCACGCGCACCACGCCCGCGGTGACCTACGCGCGGACCTGGTGCAGCGAGTGCAAGAATATGCCGGCGCTCAACTTCCCGGCGGAGTGGCCCTGGCAGAACGACACCGTCTACGTGCCGGATCACGGCACGCGGATCGCGCCTTACCTGAGCTCGCCGGACCTCATCATTCCCGCCGAGGTCACGGTCTTCGGGTACGACGCCGCTGGTCGGCTGGTACAGGCAGACAATCCCGACGTGCGGATCCGGCGTGGCTACTTCCCCAATGGCGCGCTCCGGGCGGACACGACCTGGATCCGCAACTATGACATCGGTGCGACGACGCCGTTCGAGGCGACCCGGCGGAGTGTCCTGTCCTACGCGTACGACCTCTCGGGACGCCGCACCTCGCGCACCGACCACCTGTCCGGCACGCAGCGTTACGCCTACGACGCGCTCGGCCAGCTCGCATCGACCACGGACCGGGCGGTGAGCGGGGGCGACTCCGTCGTCGTCACGTTCTCGTTCGACGCACTCGGCCGCCTGCGGACCCAGAGCGTGCCCTCGGCGAGCGTCACGGCCTCGTGGACCTACGACATCGAGGGACGGCCGACCATCCGGGCCGAGGAAGGGTTCAGCGACACCATCCAGTATGATCCACGCGGCAAACGCATCAGCGTGCGTGGTCGCACCGTGATGCTCGACGCCGGCCAGGCCGGCATGCGCCTCGCGTATGACGCGCTGGGGCAGGTCGTCGCCAGTGCGAACGATGACTCGGAGCGTCCGCTGGTGACCGACGAGATCCGCATGGACGCGCAGGGGAACCAGCTGGTGCGCCACGCCAACCGGAACTCGATCACCTCGAACACGGAGTCGCGCGACTCTTCGGCCTACATCGGCCACCGGCTCGTCCGCCGAGTCGGGGAGTTCATGCCCGATGGGCGCGTCATGCCGGAGATCCTCGCGCCGGCGATCCCGGTGACGGACTCACTCGGCATCGAGTACGACAACTCCGGGAACGTCGTGTACCAGATCCTGATCCGCCGCGCGGGGATGCTCGACGAGTATCCGCTCCCC
Proteins encoded in this window:
- a CDS encoding sigma-54-dependent Fis family transcriptional regulator; translation: MTTTKLERFLRSTSGTEIARYPLGIPTPVADSVRQLSAFPSNAARRLLKELEMLARNPNLPVLLEGETGTGKTLAARAIHDLSTRRGGPFRRVDLGTTRRDFAASELFGHMPGAFTGATNERIGDFPRANRGSIALDEIGKCDLDVQQQLLGASEYGHFRPMGCERWFTVDVRVVAATNVNLSEQAAKGLFLPDLLARIEAGRIVLPPLRARRDDLPTLLADAISGSCRRMGRATPPSISDELLAAVLEYDWPANLRELVMTFDRIVTEAGTSPVLLTSHVSSYLAFGRRLKGKRRRVPPSEVVRIHALVGGSVEKTVALAHVSRATVFRHVRAARERGHKDA
- a CDS encoding RHS repeat protein, with the translated sequence MLLATRLAAQGPAITLMYQNGDVVPNWTSFRDSDQQSFVVRVCSPGSLTSLTGSITNANGSSSLSLGDGASVTCPDGGSGYFAELSLAPDLNTITISATNSYSNSTSTSFFVTYVPAFRARVVAPGDGGLRVPPSTTVVLPFTVTNSGTSATTFGVTVSCSGALSQCKRVAGNLTSFTTGTLAAGASEVHDITVTGGAMAGSGTLSLVAVPTGQSAYSGTGSTPIAVTAAPPPAPVVSRGRDSVAVAPSTSRTAHFTLRNPDEFASRTITLTGTCGTLTNCAVSPSTVTLGPTRDTLVSVSFSVPASPSTQTTKVLLRAAASSPADSSKDSSTVVVGTVPSAVVTVSVADQNPGTSISRDQCLSVAAGAAAGVECGALRVAHGIPGVRTMGVDRAPTLLYLSDHGYPFTRVAARVSVRNLTTTPDSLRATLTVSSAGVTKNIAWPWAAECATAAGCRVTIPLTTWAYGSLPTGAYDYTLEIRVGSGSPPTGTATGSFAVVDNRASAFGQGWWLEGHERLVAIGDTTKMLWIGGDGSTRVFVKQSATLWTVVAQVARPERLERSGGFWYRRLRNGGSVKFDALLRHVATRNRQGDSTRFVYNATYATQLDSIVLPRPSGGAPIRAFTIAYSGTPRLARKIIGPSQVTGGAARVDSLEYDADSHLTRIIDPDLTSVRFLYYAYSTTGLLVGRVNRLSDTTLYTFDGWAGVAQVTVKMRTAPAIVSTVCAAESRSLATCSGDGGAYRPVPIARAVTRLDGPRSDVSDVTRFHVGRFGAPDTLVDALGARVRLRRDTTSFPALVTQVTDGAGLVTRTAYNSRGLPTTTRVMAPYGAADSAMTTYTWHSTWDMTTQTQSPTGEVDYVGIDSATGNRLWQRRGAHDSTKVSFAYDANGRLTTVTSTAAGTVATLTYESTLGNLWKSTSALGFVTEMKQNSIGADTSVWTPIDTVLIGGLRVRERVVHDLMGRVVRAETIAPAVGWSLLPVASLSGTASARTSVVKTEYDAEGRALSVARFTMPDSSSGATAKTWVVYDAAGRVTGKHEWHTSGVDTLTYDPAGNVVSTTSRRNLTVRTAYDALNRVITRTTPAVTYARTWCSECKNMPALNFPAEWPWQNDTVYVPDHGTRIAPYLSSPDLIIPAEVTVFGYDAAGRLVQADNPDVRIRRGYFPNGALRADTTWIRNYDIGATTPFEATRRSVLSYAYDLSGRRTSRTDHLSGTQRYAYDALGQLASTTDRAVSGGDSVVVTFSFDALGRLRTQSVPSASVTASWTYDIEGRPTIRAEEGFSDTIQYDPRGKRISVRGRTVMLDAGQAGMRLAYDALGQVVASANDDSERPLVTDEIRMDAQGNQLVRHANRNSITSNTESRDSSAYIGHRLVRRVGEFMPDGRVMPEILAPAIPVTDSLGIEYDNSGNVVYQILIRRAGMLDEYPLPGGGSDTALITGRALTGHSWTYNFFDATERLRYAQRTTMPVNAENRTILDEYWYDALGRRVVVRTRVDSLEHCWETETFDTPVHCQQQYLRTTWDGDQILFEDRMVGGWQQTDGNVGESIPTSEWYGTVRYTQTGAIDAPVLLWRKAGSENFRARVLHRNWRGNIAGATFGPGAGAGTADASTVWPAAVTDVAGTRFAPVSAGREQVARLAGDGREGRDRNVVSPESVL